A single Chryseobacterium sp. DNA region contains:
- a CDS encoding DUF6850 family outer membrane beta-barrel protein has translation MKYSRSILVCFILLLGTKFQAQVNDTIMEKIREEYSFERKLKNNINTNPASHMGARKYSITTFSVMTEDHDTPNALQQKGKGKSVWGAETSTLQIPDSNTVVWGNASYTQGKNKQMLWNENDDYDLIYPYVAADSVGGTMKFENYSFSGGYAKRINSFTMGIAGSYKAGLSYRDIDPRPKNISAHFSLALGANKMMFDQFKIGAYLEAEKYTQKHDLSFVSNQGFPMIYNMTGLGNYNELLSGKLRQAYYEGWTYGGGIQIFEAANRNWYFNFGMKKLNLDKFLTEFTDLNASKIDEQQLNFSLGKIFDAGKIMWGLSADGSSMERKGTENLFLNDNSRNYIQIGALEKYNHKISNLLFKGLLQIGKEAKSSFIPFLGWIQEKEKYSNPLSIVEINRLVYGADYQWLKTFDPSLALSVGIGISMTDVYKKNSVFSSSGKVSINQMLQENYAFQSSDFWQARMDVKFHFSFPVIKNAFVGSKIIYSHFKSSSNMQFAMSIGSIF, from the coding sequence ATGAAATATTCCCGTTCCATACTTGTATGTTTTATCCTTCTATTGGGGACAAAATTCCAGGCACAGGTCAATGATACCATTATGGAAAAAATCCGTGAAGAATACAGTTTTGAAAGAAAACTGAAAAATAATATCAATACCAACCCGGCCAGCCATATGGGAGCAAGAAAATACAGTATCACAACCTTCAGCGTGATGACTGAAGACCATGACACTCCCAATGCTTTACAGCAAAAAGGCAAAGGAAAGAGTGTATGGGGTGCAGAAACCAGCACCTTACAGATACCGGACAGTAACACCGTAGTATGGGGCAATGCTTCTTATACCCAGGGAAAAAATAAGCAGATGCTGTGGAACGAAAATGATGATTACGATCTGATCTATCCCTATGTAGCCGCCGATAGTGTCGGAGGTACTATGAAATTTGAGAATTATTCTTTTTCGGGAGGATATGCTAAAAGAATCAACAGTTTTACCATGGGTATTGCAGGAAGCTATAAGGCCGGCTTAAGCTACCGCGACATAGATCCAAGGCCCAAAAACATTTCTGCCCATTTTTCACTGGCACTGGGGGCCAATAAAATGATGTTTGATCAATTTAAAATAGGAGCCTATCTGGAAGCTGAAAAATATACTCAGAAACATGATCTGAGCTTTGTCAGCAACCAGGGGTTTCCCATGATCTACAACATGACCGGACTGGGTAATTATAATGAACTTCTTTCCGGAAAGCTCCGGCAGGCGTATTATGAAGGCTGGACTTATGGCGGAGGGATACAAATCTTTGAAGCAGCCAACAGAAACTGGTATTTTAACTTTGGAATGAAAAAGTTGAACCTGGATAAGTTCCTGACAGAATTTACTGACCTTAATGCCTCAAAAATTGATGAACAGCAGCTGAACTTTTCTTTGGGAAAAATTTTTGATGCAGGAAAAATAATGTGGGGACTCTCAGCAGACGGAAGCAGCATGGAAAGAAAAGGAACTGAAAATTTATTCCTGAATGATAACTCAAGAAACTATATCCAGATAGGAGCGCTGGAAAAATACAATCATAAGATCAGCAATCTCCTGTTTAAAGGACTTCTGCAAATCGGAAAAGAAGCAAAGTCTTCTTTCATTCCATTTTTAGGATGGATTCAGGAAAAGGAAAAATACAGTAATCCCCTGTCCATTGTAGAAATTAATAGGCTTGTATATGGTGCAGACTATCAGTGGTTAAAAACATTTGACCCCAGTCTTGCGCTATCTGTTGGTATAGGAATTTCAATGACTGATGTCTATAAGAAGAATTCGGTTTTTAGCAGCTCCGGGAAAGTATCCATCAACCAAATGCTGCAGGAAAATTATGCATTTCAGTCTTCTGACTTCTGGCAGGCCAGGATGGATGTTAAATTCCACTTCAGTTTTCCCGTTATCAAAAATGCGTTCGTAGGGAGCAAAATCATTTACAGTCATTTCAAAAGCAGCAGCAATATGCAGTTCGCTATGAGCATAGGAAGCATTTTTTAA
- a CDS encoding cytochrome c peroxidase: MKFSDIKLVLLIGGVSLFCMQHTLQKYRVDYGEVAEQYKRPIKYWPSPSIDSMINWTEFEAVEWDSNYYETQELPEVMLGKKLFFDPKLSASGQISCSSCHNPELGWGDRQEVALGHDHLQGKRNTQSLYNIGDRKSYFWDGRAPTLEKQLVGPISAHNEMNMKPEKLAKKLYAYQEYRRLFKEVYKTERITFDKIARALSTFQKTIKSQPSRLDKLIKGDYKALSDKEIYGMHLFRTKARCMNCHYGKYLTDESFHNIGLTYYKREYEDLGRYLITKNPDDVGKFKTPSLRDLEYTAPWMHNGLMDDMHGIVNLYNSGMQMINPTPEEKKNDPNFPITDHLIKPLHLNEAETDAIVSFLKSISGSYYKMPRPEIPRK, from the coding sequence ATGAAATTTTCAGATATTAAATTAGTACTGCTGATCGGAGGAGTTTCTTTATTTTGTATGCAGCATACGCTGCAGAAGTATCGTGTAGATTACGGAGAGGTCGCAGAACAGTATAAAAGACCGATAAAATACTGGCCCAGCCCTTCTATTGACTCCATGATCAATTGGACGGAATTTGAAGCCGTAGAATGGGATTCCAATTATTATGAAACCCAGGAACTGCCTGAGGTGATGCTGGGGAAAAAACTATTTTTCGATCCCAAGCTTTCTGCATCCGGCCAGATCTCGTGCAGCAGCTGCCATAATCCCGAACTGGGCTGGGGAGACCGTCAGGAAGTTGCATTGGGTCATGACCACCTTCAGGGGAAGAGAAATACCCAATCTCTGTATAATATCGGAGATCGGAAATCTTATTTCTGGGACGGAAGAGCCCCAACCCTGGAAAAACAACTGGTAGGTCCCATTTCCGCACACAATGAAATGAATATGAAGCCGGAAAAACTCGCTAAAAAACTCTATGCTTACCAGGAATACAGGCGGCTTTTTAAAGAGGTCTATAAGACAGAAAGAATAACATTTGACAAAATAGCCCGTGCTTTATCTACCTTTCAGAAAACCATCAAAAGCCAGCCTAGCCGGTTAGATAAGCTTATCAAAGGCGATTATAAAGCATTGAGTGACAAAGAAATCTATGGCATGCACCTGTTCCGAACCAAAGCAAGATGTATGAACTGCCATTATGGTAAATACCTTACCGATGAGTCTTTTCATAATATCGGCCTTACCTATTACAAAAGGGAATATGAAGATCTTGGAAGGTATCTTATTACCAAAAACCCGGATGATGTGGGGAAATTCAAAACGCCTTCCCTGAGAGACCTGGAGTATACCGCTCCCTGGATGCATAACGGATTGATGGATGACATGCATGGGATTGTCAATTTATACAACAGCGGGATGCAGATGATCAATCCGACACCGGAAGAAAAGAAGAATGATCCTAATTTCCCAATCACTGATCATCTGATAAAGCCTCTGCATCTCAATGAGGCAGAGACAGATGCTATTGTTTCTTTTTTAAAAAGCATATCCGGAAGTTATTATAAAATGCCGCGGCCGGAGATTCCCAGAAAATAA
- a CDS encoding acyl-CoA dehydrogenase family protein, with product MSYYPLTSIPDYYGIDALLTEEHKLIRQSIRDWVESFVMPQIDQAAQNHTDLPGLMRELGKIGALGPYIPVEYGGSGLDQISYGLIMQELERGDSAVRSAASVQSSLVMFPINEFGSEEQKRKYLPKLAAGEMIGSFGLTEPNHGSDPGSMETYFKDMGDHYLLNGAKMWITNSPLCDIAVVWAKNEEGKVQGLIVERGMEGFTTPETHNKWSLRASKTGELVFNDVKVPKENLLPGVTGLKGPLSCLNSARYGISWGVIGAAIDCYCTAVQYSKERKQFGKPIGSYQLQQKKLAEFVTEITKAQLLCLQLGTLKNDHKATPAQISMAKRNNVKMAIDIARESRQILGGMGIMGEFPMMRHAANLESVITYEGTHDVHLLITGLDITGINAF from the coding sequence ATGTCATATTATCCTCTTACAAGCATTCCTGACTATTATGGAATTGATGCTTTACTTACTGAAGAACATAAACTGATCCGTCAATCTATCAGAGATTGGGTGGAAAGTTTTGTAATGCCGCAGATTGACCAGGCAGCTCAAAATCATACAGATCTTCCGGGCCTTATGAGAGAGTTAGGGAAAATCGGAGCATTAGGTCCTTATATCCCGGTTGAGTATGGCGGTTCCGGATTAGACCAGATTTCTTACGGTCTTATCATGCAGGAATTGGAAAGAGGAGATTCAGCGGTACGTTCTGCAGCTTCTGTGCAGAGTTCTTTGGTGATGTTCCCAATCAATGAGTTCGGTTCTGAAGAGCAAAAAAGAAAGTATCTTCCTAAGCTTGCCGCTGGAGAAATGATCGGATCTTTTGGATTGACTGAGCCTAACCACGGATCTGACCCGGGTTCTATGGAAACTTATTTCAAAGACATGGGTGACCATTACCTTTTAAATGGTGCTAAAATGTGGATTACCAACTCTCCTCTATGCGACATCGCTGTAGTATGGGCCAAAAATGAAGAGGGAAAAGTACAGGGATTAATCGTTGAAAGAGGGATGGAAGGTTTCACCACTCCTGAAACACACAACAAATGGAGCTTAAGGGCATCAAAGACCGGAGAACTGGTATTCAATGATGTAAAAGTTCCGAAAGAAAACCTGCTTCCGGGAGTAACTGGATTGAAAGGGCCTTTATCCTGTCTGAACTCTGCAAGATATGGAATTTCATGGGGAGTAATCGGTGCAGCCATAGACTGCTACTGTACGGCTGTTCAGTATTCTAAGGAAAGAAAACAGTTTGGTAAGCCTATTGGTTCTTATCAGCTTCAGCAGAAGAAGTTAGCAGAATTTGTCACTGAAATTACAAAAGCTCAGTTGTTATGCCTTCAATTAGGAACTCTTAAGAACGATCATAAAGCAACTCCCGCTCAAATCTCTATGGCTAAACGTAACAATGTGAAAATGGCCATTGACATTGCTAGAGAATCCAGACAGATTCTTGGAGGAATGGGAATCATGGGTGAATTTCCTATGATGAGACACGCTGCCAACCTTGAATCGGTTATCACGTACGAAGGAACGCATGATGTTCATTTATTGATCACCGGTTTAGATATTACCGGAATCAATGCTTTTTAA
- a CDS encoding TonB-dependent receptor, producing MINNVPHLPFRLLFFSFLFSFTGAAAFKSQERNVTITFEVKSPDDDPLGKTQIKIVSDENSYSTSTNNKGISVINVISGKYKVEARKDGYHSYSMIINAVKTGVFSISLAEKMNNIEEVVITAKEGKGLTSSSIISNRAMQHLQPSSFTDLLELLPGGRSGDPVLNQVNQISLRETGRPGSGYNTSSMGTTFLIDGAPLHSGANLQYTYDFLDKTNNGLTKRLSVTGGVDMRSISTDQIERVEILRGIPSVIYGNLTSGIVKITKKSGYTKWKARFKADGYSKLFALNKGFENKEKDLKINAGFDYLNAKADPRDRLENYKRITTNLAVAKEKTYHSGNVRWLSTLSYTGSVDGSKSDPDIDLSELNSYEVNNHFLSLSQLFTYTKTNRSFYRSTEIQATANQRFDKIKQTKFIQLENATAFPLSITEGEYDGYYPQAQYISDYQVDGKPLDLFVKMVNNFHFDFKSVTNELNAGFDWQLSKNLGKGQQFDRHRPIDPKSTFRPRAYRDIPAYTTSALFLESVTMAALGKHQLTLALGIRGNIMMNLPSDFKMKGKIYPDPRAHLQWEFPSFDWMNKKARLALTLGYGRQTLFPDLNLLYPELVYKDIQQLNYFHSNPNYRRVNYKTMIYNPQNPDIEPAANEKFEARMDFNLGFHQLSVTVFKENMHNAFRSMNEYAVYQYKKYDTSGIDHTAITSPPEVNTLPYQTVSENFIYATQRNGSKVDKEGVEFQYSSNRIPVINTRLTFNGAWFRTQYGNSLPVYRGRDLLISGRPYPYLGLYEGMEPASKNEVLNTNLMLDTYFPRLDLVFSSSFQFSWYSMRKLNPMNGVPSHYVDQNGTIHPFNPDTVTGTILESLIIPQNEDRYTATRRPMEVNLNLKVSKSFRNKAVTVSMFANRLFSYYAPYSINGFNINRKGAYDPYFGMEINFNL from the coding sequence ATGATAAATAATGTACCCCACCTTCCTTTTAGGCTTCTTTTTTTCAGTTTTCTCTTCTCTTTTACCGGTGCTGCCGCGTTTAAATCTCAGGAAAGAAATGTAACCATTACCTTCGAGGTAAAAAGCCCGGATGATGATCCTCTTGGAAAAACACAGATAAAAATTGTATCTGATGAAAACAGTTACTCAACTTCTACCAATAATAAAGGAATTTCGGTAATAAATGTCATTTCCGGGAAATATAAAGTGGAAGCCCGTAAAGACGGATATCATAGCTATTCTATGATCATAAACGCTGTAAAGACAGGCGTTTTTTCCATATCCCTGGCAGAGAAAATGAATAACATCGAAGAAGTTGTGATCACCGCTAAAGAAGGAAAAGGCCTCACCTCCTCCTCTATCATCAGCAACCGCGCCATGCAGCATTTACAGCCTTCAAGCTTTACCGATCTTTTGGAACTGCTTCCCGGAGGAAGATCGGGCGACCCGGTTTTGAACCAAGTCAATCAAATAAGCCTCCGGGAAACCGGCAGGCCTGGTTCCGGCTACAATACCTCATCGATGGGAACTACATTTCTTATAGATGGAGCTCCTTTACATTCCGGAGCCAATCTTCAGTATACGTATGATTTTCTGGATAAAACCAATAATGGATTAACGAAAAGACTTTCCGTTACCGGTGGAGTCGATATGCGGAGTATTTCCACAGACCAGATCGAGCGTGTTGAAATTCTCCGGGGAATTCCTTCAGTGATCTATGGAAACCTGACCTCCGGAATTGTAAAAATCACTAAAAAATCAGGATATACAAAATGGAAAGCAAGGTTTAAAGCAGATGGTTACAGTAAACTGTTTGCTCTGAATAAAGGTTTTGAAAATAAGGAAAAAGATTTGAAAATCAATGCAGGATTCGATTATCTGAATGCCAAAGCCGATCCGAGAGACAGACTGGAAAATTATAAAAGAATTACAACAAATCTTGCTGTAGCAAAGGAAAAAACATACCATAGCGGAAATGTAAGATGGCTGTCTACCCTTAGTTATACGGGTTCTGTTGACGGATCTAAATCTGATCCGGACATCGACCTATCCGAACTGAATTCTTACGAGGTAAACAATCATTTCCTCAGCTTATCCCAACTTTTCACATACACGAAGACCAACCGGTCATTTTACAGATCCACAGAAATCCAGGCCACTGCCAATCAAAGATTTGACAAAATAAAACAAACCAAATTTATCCAGCTCGAAAATGCTACTGCCTTTCCTTTATCTATTACGGAAGGAGAATACGACGGATATTATCCTCAGGCACAATACATTTCAGATTACCAGGTGGATGGAAAGCCTCTTGATCTGTTTGTTAAAATGGTCAATAACTTCCATTTTGATTTTAAATCGGTAACCAACGAATTGAATGCGGGATTCGACTGGCAGCTGAGTAAAAACTTGGGCAAAGGACAGCAGTTTGACCGTCACCGGCCGATAGATCCCAAATCAACGTTCAGACCTCGTGCCTACCGTGATATCCCGGCCTATACTACATCAGCCCTATTCCTTGAGTCTGTCACTATGGCAGCGTTGGGAAAACACCAGCTCACTTTAGCATTGGGAATAAGAGGAAACATCATGATGAATCTGCCTTCAGATTTCAAAATGAAAGGAAAAATCTATCCCGATCCCAGAGCTCATCTTCAATGGGAATTTCCCTCATTTGACTGGATGAATAAAAAAGCAAGATTGGCCTTAACGCTTGGATATGGCAGGCAAACCCTATTCCCCGACCTTAATTTACTGTACCCGGAGCTGGTGTACAAAGATATCCAGCAGCTCAATTACTTTCACAGCAATCCAAACTATAGAAGAGTTAATTATAAAACAATGATTTATAATCCTCAAAATCCGGATATAGAACCTGCCGCCAATGAAAAATTTGAAGCCAGAATGGATTTTAATTTAGGGTTTCATCAGTTGTCAGTGACTGTTTTTAAGGAGAACATGCATAATGCTTTCCGTTCTATGAATGAGTATGCAGTCTATCAATATAAAAAATATGATACCTCGGGGATTGATCATACTGCCATTACCTCTCCACCGGAGGTGAATACACTTCCCTATCAGACCGTCAGTGAAAACTTCATCTATGCCACGCAGCGAAATGGCAGTAAGGTAGATAAGGAAGGGGTGGAATTTCAATATTCTTCCAATAGAATTCCGGTCATCAATACGAGACTTACCTTTAATGGAGCATGGTTCAGAACCCAATACGGCAACAGTCTTCCTGTCTACAGAGGGCGGGATCTGCTCATCAGCGGAAGGCCTTATCCTTATCTCGGGCTCTATGAAGGGATGGAACCTGCTTCAAAAAATGAAGTGTTGAATACCAATCTGATGCTGGACACCTATTTTCCCAGGCTGGATCTGGTCTTTTCTTCTTCTTTCCAGTTTTCATGGTATTCGATGAGAAAATTAAATCCCATGAACGGCGTGCCCAGCCATTATGTGGATCAAAACGGTACTATCCACCCTTTTAACCCGGATACTGTAACAGGGACCATACTGGAAAGTTTAATTATTCCTCAGAATGAGGACCGCTACACTGCCACAAGAAGGCCTATGGAAGTGAATCTGAATCTGAAAGTAAGTAAAAGCTTCAGGAATAAGGCGGTTACTGTTTCTATGTTTGCCAACAGGCTTTTCAGTTACTATGCTCCATACAGCATTAATGGATTCAATATCAACAGGAAGGGAGCGTATGATCCTTACTTCGGAATGGAAATCAATTTCAATTTATAA
- a CDS encoding NUDIX domain-containing protein, with amino-acid sequence MKIKDTKNKETLQELIDTKDFVAHISVDCTIFGFHNNILKVLLLKYHDLDLWSLPGGFVFNDEDLREAAERVLYERTHLKGLFLKQFHTFGRIDRTENNVHQILLKNKGIEVPKDHWIFQRFITVGYCSLIDFSIANTFPDAFNESCEWFEVSKLPKMAFDHDRIIETGLEYLRMNINTEVAASNLLPEKFTMKDLQALYETILGQKFRRNNFQRKILSLNILDRLEKLYDGSANKAPYLYKFKKEVHNSTNQYPISNEEEE; translated from the coding sequence ATGAAAATCAAAGACACAAAAAATAAAGAAACCCTACAGGAACTTATAGACACAAAAGATTTTGTAGCCCATATATCCGTAGACTGTACGATATTCGGTTTTCACAATAATATTTTGAAAGTTCTGCTGCTGAAATATCATGATCTTGATTTATGGTCATTACCCGGCGGGTTTGTATTTAATGATGAAGATCTCCGGGAAGCTGCCGAAAGGGTGCTTTACGAAAGAACTCATCTTAAGGGCCTGTTTTTGAAACAATTTCATACTTTCGGAAGAATTGACCGTACCGAGAATAATGTCCATCAGATTTTGCTTAAGAACAAAGGAATTGAGGTTCCGAAAGACCACTGGATATTCCAAAGGTTTATTACAGTAGGCTACTGCAGCCTTATTGACTTTTCAATAGCCAACACCTTTCCGGATGCATTCAATGAAAGCTGTGAATGGTTTGAAGTCAGCAAATTGCCGAAAATGGCTTTCGATCATGACAGGATTATAGAAACCGGGCTGGAATATCTCCGCATGAATATCAATACGGAAGTAGCAGCCAGTAACCTCCTTCCGGAGAAATTTACGATGAAAGATCTGCAGGCTCTTTATGAGACCATTTTAGGCCAAAAATTCAGGAGAAATAATTTCCAGCGTAAGATTTTAAGCTTAAATATTCTTGACAGACTGGAAAAGCTTTACGATGGTTCAGCCAATAAAGCTCCTTATCTGTATAAATTCAAAAAAGAGGTCCATAATTCTACCAATCAGTATCCCATATCTAATGAGGAGGAGGAGTAA
- a CDS encoding patatin-like phospholipase family protein: protein MKKSLIFLAVFLFLMARSQQTNDSLNIALQNITKDTKFGLALSGGGAKGFAHIGILKMIDSLGIRVDYITGTSMGGILGGLYAMGYNADQLKETVHKVDWNRILSNKIPYSKVNISEKDEYDKYILEFPVVKGIPTLPSSYIEGQYMGEVLNTLTFNAKHINDFSKLRIPVQLTSSDIENGGLIMQKKGSLPLAIRATLAIPAAFAPVYIDGKLLVDGGLDRNYPANEVQQMGADFVIGGYTGFRLFTKKEIENPMKMIYQTHAIRSVEDFKHQKALSNILVDFVDPLGDITTKDFARYRRIIKIGEMEAKKHLPEFVALAEAQRKLGIRYEHEIIEEVKLPTVQFTYNEEDGTPLKDAAEIEVIKKQMRLEEGKYYDAKTINEAIDRVFGMRQYLKVYYTYTQVEEGLVMNIFVKRAKKGAFKLALHYDTEQSVGIIVNYTYRNILLNRSRFLAAIDISERFKAKLAYQQFLGKGDRWWFDIEAKMIHLKSNDLTFRLLEMFDEDGSARFPNHIYRNITGKIALNYNITPNAFFSLGTEFSVERMYTLLDKVDQSKVDNYNKKLYNHSNFNTFLKFEQNNLNKKYYFTKGNHLQISTRFYYGDQYNLYDLKQVQPQLYPILNPEEDYYSKPKNLVSFTLNENFAYPITRRLAAKVNLFLGTSFGPVKENVPYLFLNQKYNIGGSEYNYDLMNPEFNGLRQKELPMTSVAKAGLSLQYRVMRRLYLMPSFSYGKVSEEFSPFNDSFDMFGYGLNIGYESLIGPININFSRNNQLDFSRIYLSVGFKF from the coding sequence ATGAAAAAGAGCCTGATATTTTTAGCTGTATTTCTTTTCTTAATGGCCAGGTCTCAGCAAACAAACGATTCTCTGAATATTGCTTTACAAAACATCACCAAGGATACTAAATTTGGTTTGGCGCTCAGTGGCGGGGGAGCAAAAGGGTTTGCCCATATCGGCATTTTAAAAATGATCGATTCACTGGGAATCAGGGTGGATTATATCACAGGAACCAGTATGGGAGGGATTTTAGGTGGTTTATATGCTATGGGATACAATGCGGATCAGCTAAAAGAAACGGTCCATAAAGTTGACTGGAACAGGATTCTCAGCAATAAAATTCCCTACAGCAAAGTCAATATCAGTGAAAAGGATGAATATGACAAATACATCCTGGAGTTTCCTGTAGTGAAAGGAATTCCGACTCTTCCAAGTTCCTATATTGAAGGACAGTATATGGGGGAGGTACTTAATACATTGACATTTAATGCAAAACATATCAATGATTTCAGCAAGTTGCGTATTCCTGTACAACTTACTTCTTCAGATATAGAAAATGGAGGGCTGATCATGCAGAAAAAAGGATCTCTGCCATTAGCGATCCGGGCTACACTGGCAATACCTGCTGCTTTTGCTCCGGTCTATATTGATGGAAAACTCCTGGTAGATGGCGGCCTTGATCGTAATTACCCTGCTAATGAAGTTCAGCAGATGGGCGCTGATTTTGTAATTGGAGGCTACACCGGGTTCAGGCTTTTTACTAAAAAAGAAATTGAGAATCCGATGAAAATGATTTATCAGACTCATGCCATTCGCTCCGTTGAAGACTTTAAACATCAAAAGGCCTTATCGAATATATTGGTAGACTTTGTTGATCCTTTGGGAGATATCACGACAAAAGATTTTGCCAGGTACAGAAGGATCATTAAGATCGGAGAGATGGAAGCCAAAAAACATCTTCCCGAATTCGTAGCACTGGCCGAAGCACAGCGAAAATTGGGGATCAGGTATGAGCATGAAATAATTGAAGAGGTAAAACTGCCGACTGTACAGTTTACTTACAATGAAGAAGATGGAACTCCTCTTAAAGATGCTGCAGAAATAGAAGTGATCAAAAAGCAAATGAGACTGGAAGAAGGGAAGTATTATGATGCAAAAACCATTAATGAAGCCATAGACCGGGTTTTTGGAATGCGGCAGTATTTGAAAGTATATTACACATATACCCAAGTAGAGGAAGGCCTGGTCATGAATATTTTTGTAAAAAGAGCGAAAAAGGGAGCCTTTAAACTGGCCCTTCATTATGATACTGAGCAGTCTGTAGGGATTATTGTCAATTATACCTACAGAAATATTCTTTTAAACAGGTCTAGATTTTTAGCTGCGATAGATATTTCGGAACGTTTTAAAGCAAAACTGGCCTATCAGCAGTTTTTGGGTAAAGGTGATCGCTGGTGGTTTGATATAGAGGCGAAAATGATTCATCTTAAAAGTAATGACTTGACGTTTAGATTGTTGGAGATGTTTGATGAAGACGGAAGTGCAAGATTTCCTAACCACATCTATAGAAATATAACGGGTAAGATTGCCTTGAATTATAATATTACTCCTAATGCTTTTTTTTCTTTAGGGACAGAATTCAGTGTTGAAAGAATGTATACTTTACTGGATAAAGTGGATCAGTCGAAAGTGGATAATTATAATAAGAAACTCTATAATCACAGTAATTTCAATACTTTTTTGAAATTTGAGCAGAATAATCTCAATAAGAAATATTACTTCACAAAAGGAAACCACCTGCAGATAAGCACCAGGTTTTATTATGGAGATCAATATAATTTATATGACCTGAAGCAGGTACAGCCTCAGCTGTATCCCATATTAAATCCTGAAGAAGATTATTATTCCAAACCGAAGAACCTGGTTTCATTTACGCTGAATGAAAACTTTGCTTATCCTATTACCAGAAGGCTGGCTGCTAAGGTTAACCTGTTCCTTGGAACAAGTTTTGGGCCGGTAAAGGAGAATGTTCCTTATCTTTTTCTTAATCAGAAATACAATATCGGGGGAAGTGAATACAATTATGATCTTATGAATCCGGAATTCAACGGTCTCCGCCAGAAAGAATTACCTATGACCTCTGTTGCCAAAGCGGGATTGTCTCTTCAATACCGGGTTATGAGAAGGCTGTATCTTATGCCTTCTTTCAGTTATGGTAAGGTAAGTGAGGAATTTTCTCCTTTTAATGACAGCTTTGATATGTTTGGCTATGGTTTGAATATTGGCTATGAATCTCTCATAGGACCAATCAATATTAATTTTTCAAGAAATAATCAGCTTGATTTTTCCAGGATATATTTAAGTGTCGGATTTAAGTTTTAA
- a CDS encoding DUF4876 domain-containing protein, with translation MFKHLLKTLLLWCTVAGFTACSSDSDAPEAQTSLQLELKVVPENLHVKEYKHLTVSFKELNTGFTVSRELKNTNTLQLSLPSGTYHIIAEGSIVYSDDSGSADAKVGGVQTGVVISGNEQNKTMDIALKAGSNDLILEEVFFTGTKTPQGAMYFGDQYFKITNNTDHVLYADGMLLIQSSFMTNEKQDYSPNIMGTTLSAGAIIRIPGAGNTYPVQPGESIIIAEDAINHKEFNVLSINLSQADFQIFKEDSDDIDNPAVPKMINVFEKMVIHTQGYYAYALARMPEGMTNEALISQNSYTYQYNLTFGGDVYPMDGTAVKIPNEWITDAVNLSVQDSFQWLVTSPSLDMGWTSVTQFDGDKNRFGKAVRRKVAGQSSEGKNILKDTNNSTADFEHGVKPSLFN, from the coding sequence ATGTTTAAACATTTATTAAAAACACTATTATTATGGTGTACTGTAGCCGGTTTTACGGCATGTTCTTCAGATTCAGATGCTCCGGAAGCACAAACATCGTTACAGCTTGAGCTAAAGGTAGTTCCGGAAAATCTCCATGTTAAAGAATATAAACATCTTACGGTGAGCTTTAAGGAGCTTAACACAGGATTTACCGTTTCCCGGGAATTAAAAAATACGAATACCCTACAGCTTTCACTTCCTTCGGGAACATACCATATTATTGCTGAGGGAAGCATTGTTTATTCTGACGATTCAGGCTCTGCAGACGCTAAAGTCGGTGGTGTACAGACAGGAGTTGTAATCAGCGGAAATGAGCAAAATAAAACAATGGATATTGCTTTAAAAGCAGGAAGCAATGACCTTATTCTGGAAGAGGTCTTTTTTACCGGGACAAAAACACCACAGGGAGCGATGTATTTCGGAGATCAGTATTTTAAAATTACCAATAATACAGACCACGTTTTATATGCTGATGGTATGCTTCTGATACAATCCAGTTTTATGACCAATGAAAAGCAGGATTACAGTCCGAATATCATGGGAACAACCCTATCTGCCGGAGCGATCATCAGAATCCCCGGGGCAGGTAATACTTACCCTGTACAACCGGGAGAATCCATTATCATTGCAGAAGATGCCATTAACCACAAAGAATTCAATGTTCTATCGATTAATCTTTCGCAGGCTGATTTCCAGATTTTCAAAGAAGACTCGGATGATATTGATAATCCTGCAGTTCCTAAAATGATCAATGTATTTGAAAAAATGGTCATTCATACCCAGGGATATTATGCTTATGCACTGGCCCGTATGCCTGAAGGAATGACTAATGAGGCTCTGATCAGTCAGAATTCATATACTTATCAATACAATCTTACCTTCGGAGGAGATGTTTATCCTATGGACGGAACAGCGGTTAAAATTCCGAACGAATGGATTACTGATGCGGTCAATCTGAGTGTGCAGGATTCTTTTCAATGGCTGGTAACTTCTCCTTCTTTAGATATGGGATGGACTTCCGTTACCCAGTTTGACGGTGACAAGAACCGTTTCGGAAAAGCGGTCCGCAGAAAAGTAGCAGGTCAGTCTTCGGAAGGCAAAAATATTTTAAAAGACACCAACAATTCCACTGCAGATTTTGAGCATGGTGTAAAACCTTCATTATTTAACTAA